cattttttaaatattagtaattagaatttggagtaaaacaataaaataaaaaaaatatttactattctagaataaaaattcaaataaaaagtatttttaagtatttcaaaaatacattggtcgaaaagtatttaagatacaaaaaaagtatttaaatatgtgtatttgaatacttaattaGACTTCATAGACatcataattacaattataaatttatataataatataaaatgaaatctataaacttaaaatatttataaatttgtttttacattatatataaacataatcaaGCATTATTAgcaattaactattaaattattaacaaatcaaatataattaagaggacgccatacccacatgtgttgtctctgtcttactaacgtacatcataacaaatttacattcagcagaacacatttggtgatgttaactttaatattagagtaaatttacttattataaaatttaaaggtaagaatattatctagaaaattttatatgcttttattgataatcattttaaagtgagttataactatataaaatataacaacataactcattttaaaattggcgtcctcttaatatttaataattttactagacAAATTATACttgcaattaaaattttgatatttttttttaacaataatattcaatcaaCAACATTGGAGATACAAATTAAGATTAGTAACtgacataaatattacatataataatataattatattatattaaaaaattaaattaataatcaatggtataataaaaataatagtaataatagtaaattatacttatttttttattagaaatagtaacaattacaaaatatataattttaagaaatcaataaatttaaatatatatattatgtatatacatacaacatacatttacactaaaagtataaattaaattaaattgtacataataaattatttaatacataataactattttgtttatctataataggtatatacatattattatgtaataacaaaaaaaagttttgttaataattatttggttaGATTTATCCTATGTAATTTTCTGCTTTgacacattatttaatttcatttgtaTGCTTATCAATAGCATTCATATTCATCATTCCTGATAGATTAGTACTTCTTACTATGTCTAAACAATATcttcttttttaaatgtttgagtaaatgtttaaacaatctaaaatctataataaagtcaaactaaatattaaataatacaatacattgaattaattgagctgttaaaacatgtttaatataacTCATTCAGGGCCGTAGCTATGGGGAGCGTTTAGGGGGTTCAAACCctctttaacaaaataaaaaatgtaaaaatttctagtatattctaaaatttaaaattttttaaaccatttttttctttaaccgaataattacttaatataatatagtacatatattatagtacagtgCTCCAGCTCAAGATGTATATTGATAGTAGTATCATTGATATCAGacacaattttgtatttacagaTCCACGagctattttttagttaacgttttatacaatatttagcaTATGTAGTTAAATACTACAAAAAAGAATTTCATACAaatcattagttatttttctgGAGTCAACACTaatgttaatgataataatagtgaaattgTTTCTCTTTCATCTGAATTAGCATCTATTGGTATTGACCAAaatcaagtattttttataaattagttaaaataatttaatataatacagtataattagaagttattatttatttaacagtatttttaaataaaaagttgataTGCATTAGCTAATAAATcagtgaaaattcaaaatttaagtgGAAAAAACctctttgttttatttatcaattgttTTTGGGCATACTGcatacatattgcatattttggtCTAGTAACtgatattaagaaaaaaagtcTCCCATtccatatataaaaatatataaaacataaaattataataagtttattaaaactaaaaaaaatatcttatattatttaaaaatataaaaatgtatttattcagttataaaacatctttattatattttgacccatttgttttaaaaaattaagaatatctGCAGATTTGTCattgtttcattttatttataatgcaaCTGGAGACTTTTTTTCCGTCTACCTTAGTGACTATTCAGCTTATTATCTATGTAAACccgaaacaacatttttattgcatttctatttttttaatattaattataaattataatagcttaTTAGTTTACTTTCTTAGTATGCCAATGCTTTTTGCCTAATATCTAAgcttttttaaagattattgtcttattgatcctcaaaataatgatattgttttatttattaatgctaaTGGCGGTAGTTTAACTGATGAGCAAGAGCACCTAGTAAGTTGTAAAATTCCTATCTATGGATACCCTCCTCTTAGAAAATTCCTAGCTACGGCCCTAAACTCATTTACTGttgaagaaatttattttattatattgaatctaCTGGTAAAAGATTATTTACCTAAACTTacataatagatttaataattatataatgtttttttttattcctgcCATTCCAGCAAACAAGCATGACGCCAAAGAGGGGAGGCTAGAGCCCCCCTTCCcgctgaaaaatatatatgatataataaagtcATAAAACGTTATCAATTGaggaataaattgaaattattataaatcataataattgaattcatgaaatttaaacaattaacatcTTCTGTCTTTTTATTATGGATTAACCTATTGGCTACTAGTATTGTCTAATGAGGAAAAAATTTActacaatttcaataaaatatgttttgaaatttgtaaaataagaaaaaaatcttttatttatgtattattatttttatggagtACTAATTACtagatgaaaataaacaaacaaatgtatcccaaatcattgaattaaattcgAGTCAAACAAATTCATCTGTTCATTACTAaacataattacttttatttatatttatgaaatgtaagtaaaaaaaacataattattcattcacaaaggtatgtaatattaaagtaataaagaaattatcatttttgtacatcattattaatatacttgttAAAGGtctgtgataaaatatttttttacataaggtacctaaaaatatttgacattattcttaaaacatttttaactattcaaaagtttgtattatatagctaatagctatattatattatatgatacaaaaatattttctccaCTCTGCCCTCCCCTGGAAAAATTCTAGTACTGCACTTGCTagcaaagtaataaataaagctaatttgtttaaaactagttatttcatagcataataaattactgaattaatattatttccaattatcgataaataattcatttataatatgaacataatttttttgtgttacGAAATTAGAatacttctatttttattaaccaactgattttaaaatactgtattttccataataattttacctataAGTAGCgggaaacatattaatatttgtacggCTTGATGAGAATGTAATAGATGTAAaacattgattaaatttgattaaatttgttatgcaTTTGTTTCATGGAAGTCAGCATTTAGTTGATCCTTGGTTTTCATCtggtaataattttcaaccaaaatctttacgtattttttttttatgaattgtaatagtattacaataattgatgttgaatatttatcattcacttgaatatttctgttattaataacaatattttattgtgcgagcaataaaataagaaaaaaataaaaataaattactccaactataaaaagaatatatgaTGCTTTGTTAACTTCACTTATTTGAATGCTTCTTGAAAAACCAAAGGTTAGGAATATTTCACTGTTTATATTACCGAAAAAAagtgtcaataataatacatattgttactataacaaattatattaaatttaaattataaacattatttattatactctcattatttaaatcaaatacatacaagagtaaaataattttaataatagaataattaccatattattctatctattaaatcaaaactttTCTGAAATacgttaattttatcattatagctaaaatcattttgacctaaaaaaatttaaatattttttattttataccagaTAGATATTAGAAGATATTACCtgattttgacttttttgatCCTGAAAAACTGTTAAAGCTGATTGATTtggctaaaaatattaagtaacaaataatagaataattataaagttttaaataatatattaatatttcataaaaagaaAAGACTGACATAGTTACAACTGAGAAACTTATATGAAGGACTTGTggttatttttgaattccatAAGTAATCATCAATATCTGAGATcactttttaaatctatttgtaCTCTTCCTCTCttcaatttatgttttattttcaaaaaccatctgaaaaacaatcaaataattaatcctcaatatgtttatcatttatatttatttattattgatgtttataaTCAAAGCATTGTTAGTGTTCATACAatgaaagtttaataaaaaaaataggacctaagaatattatatgtactataatcaccatacaatttatgaataaagtatttttactacaaattaaatattgacaatCCAAGAGAACATTAGTATCTACACCTAATTTGGGTATGTTTTAAGTTCTAAAGCTCTAAAtccaaaatgaaataattgatCTAGTTTAGTTTCAAAATCACTGTCAACAGACCCGGCTCAAGGAGTAGGTAACATAGGCCCATGCCTAGGAcagcatttaacatttttgtattctaGATTTGTGTAGTATTGACATGTAAAGGGCAGCAAAACTCAAATTTGCATAGGTGTGTTTAAATACTTGTTCAGGGCCTCAcagtcaataattttttattggaaaaatgAATACTTCTTTCAACAAAGGTTCCATAATTAGAGCATTATAATACAGCTAGAATAACCAGAATGAccttttgtgttaaaaataaataattttgctgGAGTCTCTATCGATATTACTTTTAACACAAAatcatacttaattttttcataaataatattgtacagatACTATCAGCTGGCTTGCTATGACCATAATATATCCCTATTATGAACACATTACTGAAGCCAAGTACTGATCCAAGTTTTGTCCATAGCTGACTTTGAAATAACTTGACAAGTAGTAAACCATCTACAGTTAGTACTAGCTCAATCCATTGACCATGAGcacagtaataattaaaatgttttttcaaaaaatattcaatacttaaCTGTAAACCATAATGTCAATATTCTCCTTGAACtacttttttaatcattatatttttcggAGTGCCTATTAAGAATAGTTCTGGCatcacaaaacaaaatttatacttgaatgggttttttttttaattttcaataatttacgaAACGATGATgggatacattattattattagtccaAAACAGGGTCGGTCTGGCCAGGGTCGGAGGGCCGGGATTCCTGCCTGGGCCCCTTTATTGTGTTACTCaaaatacagtataaaattattattgggcTCCAGGAAATAATTCCTGCTTGGGCCCTCAGGTACCCAGGCCGACCCTGGTCCAAAAagctaattaatttaataattttgttcatttatacaTGGTATAATCAGTAGACctttgttttcaataaaaatatttggttaaGTTTCATTATTAGATACATGATTAAAGATTGCAGCCGTAACAATTATCaaagctaaaaataaatatcaaaacttgAATTAAACTAatgagttatttaaataaagtacttaaatgtatattacaatataattcaaaagaaCGATGAACTGATTCATTTGAATCAAatcttttattaacattaccaTCAAATGCGACTCAATCATAGCGTACTAGGAGGCGGATTTGGTTAGGATTATCCGTAAAATTGCGTAAATTAGGTgggaattataaaattattatatttacagaactattatttattatataaatttacaaaccaTTGATTAAAGTAGAAATTGTCACTGGATACGGTGTAATCTTGATGTGAAACGCACTACAAAAACATTGTGTtcaatagaatttaatttcttttaattaactGAATACAGTGACAATATCtacaaaagtttaaataacttacttattttgtcaatatttaaaatttgacaaaGAAGTGAGTAAACAGTAAATAGTTACCAACAGACAGCAACCACGAGGATAGTAGTGAAATACTTACGGTGAGTGATATGTCATTGAATGATAATTTCGATTTactttcttaataatataatagtaataatgcaCAATGTATTCATTAATCGCGATATTGATAATCTAATGCTAGATACTAGTAGAGTAATAGATAGATACacgtaatgataatattttttcaaactattaaCGATTACTGGTAAACTGggaatgataattaataattgcgaTTGATAACAAATATTCAGTCATCTGTATTcgatttactttaataaatttgattttataatggtaataagtaaaaactaataagtaagttacaatattaaaaaacaaaaaaacaatgctattaaattacatttaatattatttcgtaatttatttataatataacatgttttGTCATTAGATTTAGatacattattgatataatgatatgcACACATAAAgtatggttttatttaaattatttattaatgtattaaaattcaacaattaataatgttagaataaataaatttggtatttttaaaacaagtgCATTTATGTTCTCTACAccgttgattaaatatattataatgtatatttaatcaatgtctagactaaaaaaatattttcgagtTTATGTATCACGAAgacatgaattataaaaaattgatatcacCTGATATGCCAACAAAAAACTAAAGATATTACCGTATACTAGTATAAGGTCTATGTATACAACAAGCTGTTTTGTACGTAACATCTTGTCATTGAATTCCctccaaattgtatttatgtgaTAAGTTGTGTTATCAAACATACATgattaaagatatataatattaggaaaACACATAGTTGTGCTATCAAATTAATAGATCGGTtgcaaaatcatttaaatcgggttcaaattttcaaaatgaaattaaaaatatagagacATAAcaacttaaacatttattggAAAACTCAAGCATTTCTCACGgtcaatatcaattaataactgaaataatttcagctgctaaagttaaaaatacaataaatagaaaatataatgaaaattggaTGCTTTTATCCTTGTTGTTTCAAATAaggtaaaacaaattatcagtagtacctattaattattttattactaaattgctgaaatatttaagttttgttttgataatatttactatttagatcTCCAAGTGGCTATACATTTCTACGagagcaaaatattttactacttcCATGTGTAGATACCTTGAAAAGACACTTAATGGCTGTTAAGATTGGATATAGCTTCGATgaaaagtttttcaaaatactgaaaaaaaagtttatgtataaaacattatataaaaaaaaagtcagtaGTATTGGATAAAATTTTTCTTAGGAAAAGTTTAAGCgtcaattcaaaaaatttgaCATACTTgggattaaattatttggggTACGATGTTGATAATAAGGCTGAATTGGCAAATCATGCTTTGATGTTGATGATACAAAGCTTAGCTGAAAGTCTACACCAGCCTATTGCCGTATTTGCATCTAAAGGACCTATAAaaggtaaatattaacattattatatgtatgtatttataagtaacgaatatattaaaagttattattttataataatatttattactttaatcacATAAATATTGATGCACCtggtgataaaaatattattttaatttgaaaaaagaattgatttatcaaaaattgttgTGAAAGCAATACTATTATCAGAAAATGCAGGAGTTGAAGTCATTGGAAAGCGATGGTGCATCGACAAATCGAACAATGTGGGCTAGTTTGGGTATTAGTGGAAAATTAGaccaacttcaaaattatttccaaaatcCAGCTGACAGTAGTAGAAAAGAAGGTATATATATTCTCCGATGCACCACATTTACTCAAAACCATAAGAAATCgattattcacaaaaaaagAACTTAAAGTATgttaaacactaaaaatatttaaattaagaaaaattataatttttagattcatACTAAAAAAGCTTCAATTAAAAggacaatatataatacggtTTTTGAACACGAttctaaatcatatttaaatatatgtccaAAATTAACCAAAAGCCATTTTCAactgaacaattttttaaaaatgaaagttAAATTTGCTTCACAAGTGAGGTTTTACTACATTACTATTTggtattatttctaatatttatttattttatagatcttTAGTAAGTCTATGGCTGATGGgaatgtatttttgaaaagtaaGAATTATTCAGGATTTGATGAAAGTGAAGAAACcgtagaatttatattattattaaataatattttttgatactcTTAATCGAAAATTTAGTGCAgaaggaattaaaaaaaaatagtcggGATATCaaggtttataaatatatgtgtccTATGTGTTGcatgtttttatgtttgttcaTCACTATTACCAGGGaagtatttagatattaattattctataatattgtaagtatttaattccagttaaataaatgctttttttagttttatacttgaatattaacacaattttttaaattattaaacaaaataattaattcttatatagttctgttatgcatattataattttgtaggtttattgtattaatttatgttgtatatttacaaatatgtcATTTTCAAGGTGTTGAATGATGCATTAGTATGGCTAAACAACTggaagaataatttaaataataatgtaataaaggAAGAAGAATTTTTGACGAAACAAACAGCAGAAGGTTTAAGAGCAACTCTGAAGTCAACAATAGATTTGATCAATTATCTTCTTAATGATTGTGGTTAGGTTATGTGGTTTTGCTAATTTAACcagtaaattaaatcaaaattgtctaaaggtaaataatttaaaataaaaaggaatgtgtatatatatatatatatataaataaacctaaCTATGAAATTATCTTACTTTTATACCAGATTCTTTGGTATTATACGACAAATTTCAGGGCCTAATAACCATCCATCGACTCCGACTTTCTTGCAATGATATCGTATAATTTCGTACAA
This genomic stretch from Rhopalosiphum maidis isolate BTI-1 chromosome 3, ASM367621v3, whole genome shotgun sequence harbors:
- the LOC113560214 gene encoding uncharacterized protein LOC113560214 — translated: MLLSLLFQIRSPSGYTFLREQNILLLPCVDTLKRHLMAVKIGYSFDEKFFKILKKKFMKSLSVNSKNLTYLGLNYLGYDVDNKAELANHALMLMIQSLAESLHQPIAVFASKGPIKAILLSENAGVEVIGKRWCIDKSNNVG